In Ascochyta rabiei chromosome 2, complete sequence, one genomic interval encodes:
- a CDS encoding Box C/D snoRNA accumulation, variant 2: MSGQTLLSSLCSVCNIKESKYKCPGCSARTCSLPCVKRHKQWAQCSGKRDPTKYVKKSQLATPAGIDHDYNFLSGIERDLEKSEKSVAERGLHVGLSARPKGDQTQRMDYQLAAAGVKVIRAPKGMSRARENKTHRSKSGNKNIIWTVEWIGEDKSRTLTQSSAVEPIYRAHPLFESTLSKKKRKRGAEVPSNSESELPQHAAEPTNDQATLPQSESIAETQKPSPPMPKSLAQEAQEMSDTHAEAPPPDPAQSDTPTDGRYSFFLLRPRTSSSRRVLIPLTSSDTLGEALRGCTVEEFPTIYFFSSTTPNLPAEFVLDEDYRMEEGEQQREFEELMKDVDPAILKKLRDDGTSGRADEEVDSRKILDVLKQDLGVL; the protein is encoded by the exons ATGTCAGGCCAGACTCTTTTGAGCAGTCTTTGCAGCGTCTG TAACATCAAAGAGTCCAAATACAAATGCCCGGGTTGTTCTGCACGCACATGCTCGCTGCCATGCGTCAAGCGTCACAAGCAATGGGCACAGTGTTCAGGCAAACGAGACCCAACAAAGTACGTAAAAAAGTCGCAACTCGCTACTCCAGCAGGCATCGATCATGACTACAACTTCCTTTCTGGCATCGAACGTGATCTTGAGAAATCGGAAAAATCAGTTGCTGAGAGAGGACTCCATGTCGGTCTCTCCGCCAGGCCCAAGGGTGATCAGACTCAGAGGATGGACTACCAgcttgcagctgctggcGTAAAAGTGATTCGGGCACCTAAAGGCATGAGCAGAGCGAGAGAGAACAAGACACATAGATCCAAGTCAGG TAACAAAAACATCATCTGGACAGTCGAATGGATCGGTGAAGACAAGAGTCGAACACTCACCCAGAGTTCTGCAGTTGAACCTATCTACAGGGCACACCCCCTCTTTGAGAGCACCCTATCGAAAAAGAAACGGAAGAGAGGGGCCGAAGTCCCTTCGAACTCAGAGTCTGAGCTACCTCAGCACGCTGCAGAGCCCACGAATGATCAGGCCACGCTGCCTCAAAGTGAGTCGATTGCAGAGACACAGAAGCCATCGCCTCCAATGCCGAAATCTTTAGCGCAAGAGGCACAGGAGATGAGCGATACACATGCAGAGGCCCCACCTCCAGATCCTGCACAATCTGACACTCCCACGGATGGCAGGTATAGTTTCTTCCTCCTGCGGCCAAGAACAAGCTCAAGCCGGCGTGTGCTCATTCCTCTGACATCTTCTGACACCCTTGGCGAAGCCCTACGAGGTTGCACAGTTGAAGAATTCCCAACAATATACTTCTTCTCTTCGACAACACCGAACCTGCCTGCAGAGTTCGTGCTGGATGAAGACTACAGAATGGAGGAGGGCGAACAGCAGAGAGAATTTGAGGAGCTGATGAAGGACGTTGACCCTGCAATATTGAAAAAATTACGCGATGATGGAACAAGCGGCAGGGCAGATGAAGAGGTGGATAGTAGGAAGATCCTTGACGTGCTGAAGCAGGATCTGGGTGTACTGTAG
- a CDS encoding Box C/D snoRNA accumulation, which translates to MSGQTLLSSLCSVWYVNIYGSIRRCQLSAPGSHILRTNYDPFFSLHTNVDSNIKESKYKCPGCSARTCSLPCVKRHKQWAQCSGKRDPTKYVKKSQLATPAGIDHDYNFLSGIERDLEKSEKSVAERGLHVGLSARPKGDQTQRMDYQLAAAGVKVIRAPKGMSRARENKTHRSKSGNKNIIWTVEWIGEDKSRTLTQSSAVEPIYRAHPLFESTLSKKKRKRGAEVPSNSESELPQHAAEPTNDQATLPQSESIAETQKPSPPMPKSLAQEAQEMSDTHAEAPPPDPAQSDTPTDGRYSFFLLRPRTSSSRRVLIPLTSSDTLGEALRGCTVEEFPTIYFFSSTTPNLPAEFVLDEDYRMEEGEQQREFEELMKDVDPAILKKLRDDGTSGRADEEVDSRKILDVLKQDLGVL; encoded by the exons ATGTCAGGCCAGACTCTTTTGAGCAGTCTTTGCAGCGTCTGGTATGTCAACATATACGGAAGCATACGTCGCTGCCAACTGTCTGCACCCGGATCACACATCCTGAGAACGAATTATGATCCTTTTTTTTCGCTTCACACTAACGTTGACAGTAACATCAAAGAGTCCAAATACAAATGCCCGGGTTGTTCTGCACGCACATGCTCGCTGCCATGCGTCAAGCGTCACAAGCAATGGGCACAGTGTTCAGGCAAACGAGACCCAACAAAGTACGTAAAAAAGTCGCAACTCGCTACTCCAGCAGGCATCGATCATGACTACAACTTCCTTTCTGGCATCGAACGTGATCTTGAGAAATCGGAAAAATCAGTTGCTGAGAGAGGACTCCATGTCGGTCTCTCCGCCAGGCCCAAGGGTGATCAGACTCAGAGGATGGACTACCAgcttgcagctgctggcGTAAAAGTGATTCGGGCACCTAAAGGCATGAGCAGAGCGAGAGAGAACAAGACACATAGATCCAAGTCAGG TAACAAAAACATCATCTGGACAGTCGAATGGATCGGTGAAGACAAGAGTCGAACACTCACCCAGAGTTCTGCAGTTGAACCTATCTACAGGGCACACCCCCTCTTTGAGAGCACCCTATCGAAAAAGAAACGGAAGAGAGGGGCCGAAGTCCCTTCGAACTCAGAGTCTGAGCTACCTCAGCACGCTGCAGAGCCCACGAATGATCAGGCCACGCTGCCTCAAAGTGAGTCGATTGCAGAGACACAGAAGCCATCGCCTCCAATGCCGAAATCTTTAGCGCAAGAGGCACAGGAGATGAGCGATACACATGCAGAGGCCCCACCTCCAGATCCTGCACAATCTGACACTCCCACGGATGGCAGGTATAGTTTCTTCCTCCTGCGGCCAAGAACAAGCTCAAGCCGGCGTGTGCTCATTCCTCTGACATCTTCTGACACCCTTGGCGAAGCCCTACGAGGTTGCACAGTTGAAGAATTCCCAACAATATACTTCTTCTCTTCGACAACACCGAACCTGCCTGCAGAGTTCGTGCTGGATGAAGACTACAGAATGGAGGAGGGCGAACAGCAGAGAGAATTTGAGGAGCTGATGAAGGACGTTGACCCTGCAATATTGAAAAAATTACGCGATGATGGAACAAGCGGCAGGGCAGATGAAGAGGTGGATAGTAGGAAGATCCTTGACGTGCTGAAGCAGGATCTGGGTGTACTGTAG